The Naumovozyma castellii chromosome 2, complete genome sequence GtcatttttcatcttgaatttgaaataacGCTACTTCGGGCACTTGTTAAATGGAATATCTGGGTGAGTCATCCACGAGCCTTCGGATCTTATAGAAACGAGTATGCTCAACGACGATTGTGTAAATACGAAGGAATCTATATACGATTCGTGTAGGTGATGTATAATTTCATGTGGTATCATTGAAATATCTCCTCGATTGGGTTACTGAAACTCAGTTCAACAACTAAAGtcaataaaaataaaagagaAAACCAACGTGGAATGGGTATTCAAATACCAATACTTTCATGATATGTCTGGTTTGAGAAAACAATGTAATTTTGGTCATTCGTGGAGACTATCACTGgatttaaatttggaacTAGTTACCCATCAGACCAACCATATTGATCATATTGACTAATTCAACATAAAAACatttttttggtttttaCAGGAGGGCGATTGAAATGTTATTCCCTGGTACATTAAGAAGCATGCCCCCAACTCTTTGACACCAAATATTTGAGTGAATTTACTATTGTTTAATGGTGAAAAAAATACTAAATTAATTTTAGTAGAATGATGTTTCATAAAAGCTTATTGAAAGTTTGAATAATGCCATGAAGTTATGTTACAAAGTGCGGTATCTATTGGCCCATTTTGGCTCCTACCAGCTAACAGATGTGAACACTTTCCGTTGAATAACCCCCAAAACAGGtattaattttataataaaaagcacaataataattgcataattaaattttaatCAGAGCTACAAACGAATACAACAATTTAATTGTATCAATCTAATGAAGTTTCTTTTTCCTGACGTCATAAACTCCGAGACACATTTGTTTGACACATTCCTTCCGTTCAACGCGATaaggaaatttttcacattTCCAGtagataataatttcagCAACAAATAAGGTACTTCAATGATAATTGAGACCATGTAACGGGTCATTGtaaatgaaatatcttttttttgcattttctttgttgaaattcttcTGAAGCTCAATATTCACCTTCAAAAACGCCATCACCCTTCAAGAAAAACTCTTTTTATAAATGTGTCCAGAGTCTTCTCCATATACTTTCACTCCTTTCTTTTGATATTGTTACCTTGGCTTCATGGCGGCTTATGGTGGCTCGTTATTACTCTTGGCTGCATATTGATTGGATAACCAGGGTATCTGGTTCCCACGGCTTGATATAACACATTGATGTTATCTCCCATGATACGTTCATTATCGATGAGGGCTCAAAAGCCTAAAGTTTCGTGTCATCAATCATCCAATGCGAAGTTTGTATCTCATTGAAAACATTGTGACCTCTGAAAGGTATACCCTGCTaccaattattgaaattgaactCTGCAGTTACATGATACCAACTGAAACAAATGAATGGAACTAAAATTTTCATCCCAAGCACCGTTATTACTCTCAACATTCAAATGAATTCTGGTTTAACATTGAACAGgtaatattttttgtttagTTTTCAGAAAGAAAAGGTTGCATTGATGAAGGGCTTTTTCTCCACTAGTTTTGTGGGTATGTGCGTACTTCTCTTTGTATAATATCGATTGCATATAACTGTTCTTTCTTGAATAGGGAGACAGTTAGTCATCACTGGCTCGATTATGTACTCTTATTGGATATGATGAATAAAAGAAACCTTTATCTGATAGTACAATGGTCACTGAAGTTTGCCTGGGTCCAGTTTTTTCAGGTCACAACAAAGGGGGCTCTCAATTTGGCAATGATTTCAACCAATATTGAGACGACTAAATCATTAATTATCCTTAACCTATCGCTGCTTCCGACCGGTAACTAACACTATCTCATAATTGAGAAAGACAATAATTATACCGAATTATGTTTGCTTCCACACATTGCGAATAGAATTTACCTACGAAATTATTTACTGTTAAACTTTCCTTCTGTGACTTGGATTGCTGGCTTCAGAAAACACCATCGCAGGTATCTCCATTATGGTCCGATACATACCCTCTTTACGAGTTTCAATTGTATAATAAAATGAATCCATCTGTTGTAATTGTACATCTAACATTTCTTACTTTTACGGGGATAGTAAACACTGAAGGATTTGTTTAATCGTCACCTCATGCTTATCCATCTCAGTGCTTGCATTACGAGGGGGACCAGCCGCTAATTGATTGCGTACATAACCATACCATGCCAACCCCTAGTCTATTAGCATTACAGTTTCAAATAAATGCAAATTATTAGCGCTTTGGTCCATCTCCTTTATTGTATGCTTCCTTAACACAAggaattttttgaagatattatgACAGtctttcttttttgaaagCTTCGGGTGGAGACTTAGTGACATCCGTGACACatattttatgaaaataatgttaTTTCGACAGAAACGCCAAGTGTTCAGGTTTGGTAAGTGTGTCAATTTAATGTCACGGATAACCGGAGAAGCACATCAAGGGGTGAGCCTTTGCATATGAAAGTTTTGACTTTAGAGCAGCCGTCACTTTTTTGACGTCTGGTATATGTTTTGTCCCATAATCCTGCGGTTCCATGATATCCTTGAACGGTTATTCTCGGAGTGCTTAGTCGCCTACGAGGTTTCACTGTAGTCTTCGGACTTCGGACTTTGGACTCTCCCATTGTCCGATGGagcattgaagaatattctGCTTGGATCCCTTATTTGAAGAGTTACTGGAGAACAGCCTTTTTGTGAGCTCCCAAGTCGACGTATATAAAGTGGAGCTCTTTTTCTTGTCTTCTACTTTTCTTTCCTTATTAACCTCACTTTGTGCTCAAAGAAATCAAGCTTCTGTTATAATATGTCTCAATTCCCATTCTCTTTCGGTAACCAAGAAATGTTCTCTCCACTAGATGAGTATTTAATAGACACGGTCAGTGAAAAGCTGGATCAATTGgatgaagatttaataTACCTTCGTGATTgccaaaaaaaaagtaaCACGCATCCCTTTCAAGAACAGGATGATGACATGTATCAACGTTGTGCAAGAGTACTCGACGATTATAACAAAGAGCGAAGCGATTTACCATATGGCTACGAAGATAGTTCAATGGACGACCATGGATATAGGTTACCATGCAACTACGaagataaatttaatttatcttACGACAACGAAGATAATTCAAATGGTAGCTTTGAATGTAATCTATCTTGCGGCAACGAACCAACAAGTTCCCCTAAGGAAAGATACATTGATCCCCGTCTGCTGACTCTACCAATAGTAGACAGattaaatttggaagaaggTGCAGACGTCAAGTATCCAATGAATGAACCTCTTGTGGAAAGTGAATTTTCCTTAATTGGAGAAGCCAATTTTACTGAAGCCATTGCAACCACAGGGACCATTGAAAATACTGGGATTACTGAAGCAATTGGATCAACTGAGCCAACTCAAGCAGCTCAACCAACTGAAGCACTCAAGATAAATCCTGGATTTCCCTGCCCTCATTGCCAGAAAACATACCTAACGGAAGCCCAACAGAAAAAGCATCTGAAGGATGTTCATGTAGAGAGGAAGCACATGTGTCTTTTCTGTTCACGGTGGTTTAAGAGGAAGGATCATATGATCAAGCATCAGGAAGGAGGTTCACCTTGTAAAGGTGCTAACCAGAAATCCTAGAATGgtagaaaatatttatgaATACACTTACTTTGCATGTCTTCagttttatatatatttttgtgTAATGTTTCAAActgataataaaatattttgtacTTAGATAAATACATGCCGGGTTCAACGTAGCCTTAAGAGAGTCTTAGGTAGTTCATACCTATTCTTAAACATCCAATTACATATTAGAAGAGTGACTACTTAATATTTGCTATAACTGTTCTTTAGAAACACcaaataattgattattattCTCCACCAACCTCGAACCCGCTTTTTGTGTTTCCTTACATAATCTTAATTCCAAATGTAAAAAAGAAAGCCCTGTAGGGGGCTCGAACCCCTAACCTTATGATTAAGAGTCATACGCGCTACCGATTGCGCCAACAAGGCTgttttcttaaattttattcaaattctgTATTTCTAGGTTGGCTGGGTAAAGTCAGGTGCCTCGTGATCAAGTTCACCTCAGCTAGAAGATTATCTATCATGTTAGGCTCTTCCTATAGGTTCTGTGTGCTCTTATTATCTATGTTGAAGATATTTTCATAAAGTAGAAATTATAACAGAGACATTAAGTAATGTATGTCTTATATAAAAACCTTAAGAAACTTCGTAGAACGAGCCATGGATTagaattttttgaatttcatcAGAAGTATGGAGCTATTAGAGTACAGTATGATATTTTCTAGTCATCCGTTCATGCTTTTCTTGGTGGCTTATGCAAGGTTGGAAAACTGTTACTATCGTTAGGCACAATAGCCgcaagaaaaggaaatacTGAACAACATTTCTCTAGAATATTAACAACAATGTTTCAACCTTAAATGCTTGCATGCATTAAATCGGTTTACTTACTTCTCGGTATTCTAAGTTCTTTGTTTCCTTAGTAAGTTTTCCTTGTATACTACACAAAAATATTAGAATGCCTTAAAATCAACATTTTTGTCTATTCAGAACGATGGAATTGTACTTTTGCAGTATATCATTATATTGTGTTCTTGAATTTACATCTCCAAagttatttaaaatatatgttCAGATTTCTCTGTATCTTAGAGGTTATAGCTCAACTGtatatatcattattattcccTTTTAATGTGAAGAGTTGAATAATGACGGGGTATCGTGAGCACCAGCGATAAAAGTCTTTTTTCTGCTATGTGCTAGTTCGTTTCACAGCTTCCCATTCAATAGTCTCTGGTATAATTCCCAAGAAGGTCCTTTCTTTTGGTCACTGACGTACACAAATTTAACACCATATTTCTCGACGTCTTTATTTCTACTTTCGTCATCAAATAGACATATCTGGTGTTTCTTTAGATCATCATGTCcatatatatttgttaaTCCATCTCTCAAATGGCCAATTTTACTTCTTTCACCCCATTGCAGATCATCAAATAGGTCGATCATAGGAATGATCTTTCCATTATATTCGATTTTGAATTGGCAAAGTAGGTCTTTCGCAATCTCTGGTGCCCAAGTCCTGGAGGCAGCAATAATTTTGgttccatttttttttagatcaataataatggcAGGAATATCTTTATAAAATGATAACTGAAAGCCACGACAATCCACTAATGTATGTACCTCTTTGTTACTGCTTCTTACAGGCTTGAATGGCGGTGTTAAATGTGTATCACAGTAGCATGGCCAAACGGTATAATCTAAATCGAATGCTGCAACCTCTGGATAATTACTCATTATACCTTGAAATGATATTACTTTGTGCCAGAATGTCCTCGTTCTCAGTACGTACTGGGTGGTCGAAGTTCTTCAGAAGAGAAGTTTGTAGATAGGTCTGAGTATATAATTGCTTTTTTTTTAGGACCGGGGTGACACATTTTTGCATTTTCTCGAGCCCCCATCAACCTTCCAGTGGGTAGTTATAAGATTGATTCCAATActtattaaatatataccccattttatttaatacaGGGTATTCTTAGTGAATATTTCGAAATATCAAGTACCCCACGTGTATGACGAATTATACGCTCTtgattataatatatatttatggATCGTTCATATGCTGAAAGAACTCTTTAATGTCGTCTTCTTCAACGACTTTACCAGAATCTGCAAACGTTTTTAGATATTCGtttaattttgatttcattgaatgaaacGCTGAAAACCCCTCAATCAAACTTGCCCTCTTTGATGAATCTTGTAATAATTGAGATGTCAGTTTGAAGATGTCTACCTCGtcattgttttcttcaGGAGGTTCATAAACAGGTTCATCGTTAATAAGAAACGGTGCCAACTTTTCTAAGAATATGTTTAATTTGTCATcctttttcaaagattgtTTTAAGGTTTTTAGAGACTctgaataattttcttttaagaatattgaaTACGGTTCAGCCTGTAAAGGATCCTCTAAAGGTCTCTTcttatttccattttttgaTGTTTGTAAGTCTTCATAGGTATGAGAAAGCATGGACGCTATGACAGAATCTGAGTGAGGGTGCGATATCAATTGTTTGATGTAATAGTCATATTTTGAAACACATTTCCAGCAGATGTAGGCATCAAAACTGTCAAGCGCTGGAAAACCAGGTATTATAGTTTCTTCTAAGGTCTCATTTGTTGAGATGAGTTTCTGGGCTTCTGGCTTCGATAGTCCCATAATACAGTAATCGTGGTACCAATCTTCATCACACTCTAAGCCAAGAACACATTGAAGCATAATAGACGAACCTTCGGGATCATATTCTGTGGCGCAACTGCAGAATTTGCCTTTGAAGTTCTGTCCATACTTGTTTGTAAATGAAGGtatatcatcttctttatttttacGTAATTCACATTTATATTCACTATCTTTGTGACTTTTATCTCTTTCAGTTCCGCAATCACAAGTAAAACTTCTTTTTGTAAACAGTTCTACAAGATCACATTTGGTGTGGCATATTATAGAGCATGAATAGCAGATGCCGATGTTGCCGTGTGTTCTACAAGCAAAGACTTGTTGTCTTAAAGCACCAAGCTCGTAGCTGCATTTGTCTGGATTCCATGGCATCCTCATCCTAGCTTCTTCCTCAAGAGAATTCTGCTTTGAAACATATTCTTGGGCGCTAACTTCTGACATCTTTTAACGTTATCAAGAACCTAGACAAGTGATATCTTAAAGTTTATTTGGTTGatgatcatcatcaccttAAATGTGAGTAACAAACATTACTGTTGACGCGAAACTTCAAATGTCTGATTATGTAATAACCCTTCTCTGGGTCAAACTTAGTTTATGAGTACCGCATTAACTACTGTGAAGTTAAACTGTTTTAAAATacaattatataaatagaAAATGCTTTATGTACCTACTCTTCTGTTTTTGGAGTGTCTTCTTTCACagtttctttctttggaGCCTTTGCATTATCCTTTGAAGTAGTTTCAATTCCGAAAATTCTGTAAAGTAACTCATGACAATCTTCCTTGCAGACCATTAAGTTAACACATTTACCACCTTTCCATACTGGTAAAAATAAGCTTTCTTTATCGTCTTCTCGTAAAACTTCGACAAACGCACATCCAGAGCTTAAACCATCCATATGTTGtacaaattcatcatcgatatgttttaatttaatatcttcGAAAGTAGGGAAGCTTTCCAGTAGCAATTCTTTTAACATTGCCAAATTAGTTTTCACAATTCTCTTAGATTTCATATGATGCTTCATGATTGGTAAAGATTCACTTTGTATTCTCCAAGAACATTCGATATCACTTCTTTGAGAGACAAACAATTTAACACCCgaataaataatcttcaATCTATCTTCATTTGCCTGAATAATGTTCTTCAAAGTCGGGCAAACGGTGTACACTACCCTTGTTGGTTCTCCTGTAGCATTACGTACTAGGCAAGTGGTTCTATCAAACTTATCGTCTACGCCATAAAAGTCCCAGCATGGCTTTAATGCCTCGTGGTTAGGATCGACAAAGACAAAAGGTTCTTCGTTAGCATCACGAGGTAACTTCTCCTTCTTTTGAGTTTGGGCAGGAACTTCTACAGACCCTGTTTCGgtctttaatttcttggCAGAAGGTTCTTCTTGCTCAACGGCTAATCTCTTAGCTTGTTCGGcctcatcttcaattttttcaaacaCAGTAATGAAGAACCCACCAGTATTTTGTTGATGTGGGTAAACTCTAATACAGGCatccaaattgaaaagagagGCTTCTTCTTCGGATGGTGGGAACCAACTTTCCAAAACACCCTCATCATTCTTGTTCTTTGTTTCTAGGTCTCTATTCAAAACAGGCCATTGAGAAATACCTTTTGATCTAACTAAACCCGGTAGTTTCTCATCACAATTAACTAACCTAATCTTATTTCCCCATTTACGCAATGCCTGAGCGACGACAGCTTCATTCTCGATTGGATTTAAAGAACATGTTGAGTAAACCAATCTCCCGTTTGGTTTTAAAAGATGAAGACCTCTGTTTAGGATATTCCATTGGACAGTATGCAATCCAAGAGCACCTTGAGCATTCCAATCTTTCCAAACGTTAACATTTTTCCTCATGGTACCATCCCCTGAACAAGGAACATCACAAAGGATTCTATCAAACTTCAACATATcccttttcttttcagcatcatcatgtaatttaattcttggaaagaattgagCATCATGGTTCACAACCATCAAGTTAGCACTGTTTAaccttttcaattgatgaacCAACATGTGAGATCTTCTTGCGTCAGCATCATTTGCAACAACAAACCCAGTTGGTTCATCGGTATCCTTGTGTAGTgcttcaattaattgagCAGTCTTTGAACCTGGTGCAGCACACATATCAAGAACTGTGTGTTGTGGTTCTACTTCCAAAACAATTGGAGGGATCATAGAGACAGCTTCTTGTCTAGATATGTTACCAACGGCATTTTCCACAACCAAATATCTTTGAGTCTTGGCGAATTGTTCGTTCTTTCTAATGACTGTTTTTGGAACATCTAATTGCCAACCTAAATGGTTTGGGTACCAAGGCAATTCCATTGGTGGCTTTAACTTTTGTCCTTCAAATTCTACATTGGTTAAATTTGGTAAATgtctttctttgaataattgtAAGACTTCATGAGCATGTTTTCTGGATCCAGTGACTCTAAAAGTTAACGGTAGAGGGGTTTGACATGCAACTTTAAATTCATCCCATTCAGATTCAGGAATAATAGATAAAGTCTTATAGTatttttcccatttttcattttctttcacTAATTCTGACCAATTTTTCTTGGCTCTGGTATCATCACGAGCTCCAAATGTTTTTTTGTTTCCCtttttattgtttcttcttctagCCATGTTGGTTATACTTTCAAAGTGGTTAAATAATGttacaaaatataattaattaatcatatatattattctttgttGGTTAGATCAATCTCATCggttaaatttttattttcttaatCTCGGGAAAATTTTCAGAGTCGCCATGCACGGCAACATAGACATAGACATCAAATATTGGCAGGATTAGTATAATAGTCAGTGACAATGGATATTGCCTGTGATGGTCCCTCACCGATGGAATCATCATCTCcgtcatcttcattatcttgATGTGCAGTTAGATAGTCCTGTACCCATTTTTCAACTAATAGACCCAAAGTTATCAAACTAGTCTCCTCCAGCGTATTAATCAATTGTGGATATCGTTGCAAGCACAATTGAGTGGCGAAATAATGTAGGACCCTTAGGTCTATATTCGGCAGTAAGTCGGTGGAGAACAATCCATCTGTCTCTGCTTGTTGTAAGTCTTCTCTTGTCTTGAAGGGAATCGGGACGAGATGATCTACTTTTTCAGCAAGAACTTCATCAGCACTGATGACATGTGTGTTGAATTCAGTAATGAGATCACTGCATGCTTCATAGACGTTACGATCCATGGTGGTTTgcaaaaaagaaataaagatAGTTAGTGGTTCCTAAGAGTAGTTTACACCCAACATGTGGTAGGAAATACCAGACTCCACCGTCCATAATAAACCGAACTTGTACTTGTTAACCCTAAGAACAGTGCCATCCCAGTCGCCTCTCTCACGGGTCGCCTTTGCCATCGCTGGATGAATCTCCCCTAATGGCGGTCAAGGCGAGGTCACATGACCAGATTACATTGCCGCATCGGACAGAAACAACGGATTTCTCGCGCTGTCTGCCAACGAGCAACCCGCGAAGATCGATTGATTGTTAAACCGGGACACGTTAACTCAGAGCCCTAAACCCTCCAACTGGCACAGAAAACTACACCAGCCGAGACAAGCCCTAACAGGCGGGTTCAGGAAGACGGTTGAAGCAACAGGGCATGGCGCAGAACCCTACCAAAACTTGGCAAAACCCCTTGTTCCGCCAAAGACGAAACGTGCAATCCATGTCTGACCGTAAGGAAGTTTCGTTCCCAGGCCAAATATCCCAAAATACTTGGTTCCACTAAAAGCCATTACAGCCTAAATTTTTTACATCGTTTTTTTCATCGATCCCCAATAAACcaaattctgaaattttaatgCATTCGAAAATGTACTGTACCAGGTTTAAAACTCTAAGAAGGTCATGAGACTACTTTAAGGTCAGGCTAATATGAGCTTTGATGGCATAAACTATTTTAACAATTAACATGAGTAATGAACCAACGAGGAATGTGGACGATGATATTAGAAGAATATCTGAAGCAATGGATGTACTAGCAAAATTAATCATTCAGAAGCAAAAGGATGGAACACAATTGAAAGTAGAATACGAACATAAGCTTAAAGAACTAAACagtttaattaatttaatacTGAGCATATCAAATAATAGGAAGCCTGGTTCCGATGGAGTCAGGGTTGACGAGGAAGCTTTAGACAGAATTCTGCGAACAGGTGTAGAGATCATTGAAGGGAAGGGTAAACAAAGATACGCATTGATTCCCGTGATGAATGACTGTACAAAAGATAAAATAACTGATAAGGACCCAGATATTCCAGTCACTAGTAAGAATactaagaaaaagaaaaaaaataagattGCTTGTTCTTATTGTCATGAAATTGGACATACAAGAGCAAAATGTGAGAAAAGATTACTAAATCCTATGAACTaagttcattattatcatattaccatttttttatttttaatatttgtaTATATGCATGATAAAAATTGTTTATAATACACCAAACGTAACATTATTTTTCccatttatttcttttcactCATAGCTTCTCTTCTGGTTGCATCTTGTAATAAGTTGGTATCCACGATGTTCTTATTTAAATACACATACCTCACAGTGGACCCTCTGATGAATATATTCCTTACTGAACCTAAATGTGGATATTTGGTTTCATCCGTGCATGAGATGTTATcaagtttcaaatttaaaaattggTCCACAGATTGTAGTGTCCCTTTTAATTCTATATCATTTTTTAACTGCAATGAAAGTTTGGAATTGGCTCCATAAAAGATATCTGTTAGtaatcaatttcaattgaacTAGTTTCCTAAAAAAACTTTGCTAAAATAAAAGCAAGGGTCACATACTTGTACAACAACTTCTTGGTCCACCAAAGTCttgaaaaaggaaaagaatagCATTTTGACAGTAGGGTTTCGTGTCTGTTATATTGAACAATGTTCTTTGTGATAGTGTGTGCTGATAGTGCTTGTCAATTCTTAACATACCACAACTTTACTTCCTTCGGTGCCCAAATTTTTCGCGaggaaatatttttttattttcccGTATTGTTATATCTAATAGTATCCATCCAATCTGTGTTAATACCTTAGGTTGTATAGTTTTGCGTATGGTCTATACATTCCTCAAGTCAACCTATAGTCagcatttatttttatagtaaatcaataaaagaaaaaatgatAACTTGAAAGTTCAAGAAGAGGCTGTAAAATATTAACAGAACTCACAGCCTAGTATAAAGTAACCCCCCCCTCAAAAGTGacattcaaattatcaaacAGCCCCATCAACAACTTCTAATTGTATTTGTCCTCATTTAGGGCCATATTTCTTTAGTAAAAAGAAAGTTATACAGATATATTGTCACTCTCGATATGTTGAGCTGTTCCTATGATTTTTACTTATAGGGAATCAGTTTCAGTAATACTTAAAAAAAGTTTAAGGCAAGATCTGTAGTTAAAGTTGccaaaaaatatgaattgaAACAGTTTATCCTCCAGGGAAACCCACTATTCCTGATCCTATTCGTTCAATTAAAATGTTAATGTTTCAGGtagtttttgaatttcttatGCCAGAGTACAGTTAtcttttttaaaaatatttctttcattttaGTAACATTGAATCAGTAATATATTGCTCAATTAACAACTTTGTTCCACAATTTTTGACACCCTTcaatataaaatttcaagaataaaaacaaaGCAATCAAgttcaaaaaatattccaatcTGCAATGACCTAAAACTTTGGAACTACAATGCGTCGAAGAGATAGTGGAAATCTCCTTCATAGCAGGCATATatatcaaataaatatgCTATTTATTCAGGAATGGTAGATCTTGAATCATGAGGAAACAGCCTTAGTTCgaattatttttaagaCATTCAGGAATAATTTCTTCCCTTTCCACTGAGAcgttaaagaaatattttacaaATTAGAAACAGTTAAGGACTGAAAACTTAGAGTTTGTATCGCTAGGTTGGTCAGTTCTATCCTGGCGCGTAAGTGTgtcattttccaaatatcaATTCAGAATGGTATCGtaacaaatatttccatttaTAGTTATCCAAGTAAGCAACAGTTCTTATGGTTGttttttttgtaaaataacattttatttatattgaTTGTAGATTTATTGGGAATTTTAGTTCAATATATGGATTAATAATTACAAAGACCCCAGCTTGAAATATAAATGAAATCAGTAGAAAATTCTCACCTGAGAAAATGTTAGCTATATTTTGATAAGTTCAACTATACCTAATAGTAGTCTATGAGATCTATAGGATGGAGTGAAAGTATTGGTTGAGATACTAAGAGTTGACCTGATCAGTCACTCAGGGTAACCGCGCCATTGTGGAATCTTGATCCAACTCATCGAGCGTCCACGTCGTCGACCTACCATTCAACTTATCATGAGGAAGTTAGTATCAGTTGGAACCCTTTAGGTAATTATCATAAGTAGAAATAAGTTTATATAGTACCCTTGAGCGTATATCTAATTTGACCTAGTTACTCAGTTAGAATTGTTTATATTTAACGACCCTAACATTTGGTAGCATCGCGAAAGTTAGATCACAGTACATAATTAAACAATACACAATAACATTGGACAACATTCTGCCGGCAATGAAGTCAATGGTAGTAAACCAGAGAAGTTACAACAAGTACCTGACCCTACCGATTTGGACCAAGTGATTTCCACCCAGTCTGAGGGTATCGACATGCTAGATGCCGAACACTCACCTGCAGGAACAACCTCTAGTTCCAATGAGTATGGCGCAGCAGTAACTTCAATGGTAGAGCCTTCATTTTACGATCAGCTAATGGCGGTCATGAAAGCAGAAATTCCTGAAGTAACCAAGAAAGCGATTATCGataaattgataa is a genomic window containing:
- the RRN10 gene encoding Rrn10p (ancestral locus Anc_8.172), yielding MDRNVYEACSDLITEFNTHVISADEVLAEKVDHLVPIPFKTREDLQQAETDGLFSTDLLPNIDLRVLHYFATQLCLQRYPQLINTLEETSLITLGLLVEKWVQDYLTAHQDNEDDGDDDSIGEGPSQAISIVTDYYTNPANI
- the NCAS0B04410 gene encoding uncharacterized protein (ancestral locus Anc_8.173) is translated as MSNEPTRNVDDDIRRISEAMDVLAKLIIQKQKDGTQLKVEYEHKLKELNSLINLILSISNNRKPGSDGVRVDEEALDRILRTGVEIIEGKGKQRYALIPVMNDCTKDKITDKDPDIPVTSKNTKKKKKNKIACSYCHEIGHTRAKCEKRLLNPMN
- the LSM2 gene encoding Sm-like protein LSM2 (ancestral locus Anc_8.174) — protein: MLFFSFFKTLVDQEVVVQLKNDIELKGTLQSVDQFLNLKLDNISCTDETKYPHLGSVRNIFIRGSTVRYVYLNKNIVDTNLLQDATRREAMSEKK
- the NCAS0B04370 gene encoding Mg-dependent acid phosphatase (ancestral locus Anc_8.160a), encoding MSNYPEVAAFDLDYTVWPCYCDTHLTPPFKPVRSSNKEVHTLVDCRGFQLSFYKDIPAIIIDLKKNGTKIIAASRTWAPEIAKDLLCQFKIEYNGKIIPMIDLFDDLQWGERSKIGHLRDGLTNIYGHDDLKKHQICLFDDESRNKDVEKYGVKFVYVSDQKKGPSWELYQRLLNGKL
- the NCAS0B04380 gene encoding uncharacterized protein (ancestral locus Anc_8.171) → MSEVSAQEYVSKQNSLEEEARMRMPWNPDKCSYELGALRQQVFACRTHGNIGICYSCSIICHTKCDLVELFTKRSFTCDCGTERDKSHKDSEYKCELRKNKEDDIPSFTNKYGQNFKGKFCSCATEYDPEGSSIMLQCVLGLECDEDWYHDYCIMGLSKPEAQKLISTNETLEETIIPGFPALDSFDAYICWKCVSKYDYYIKQLISHPHSDSVIASMLSHTYEDLQTSKNGNKKRPLEDPLQAEPYSIFLKENYSESLKTLKQSLKKDDKLNIFLEKLAPFLINDEPVYEPPEENNDEVDIFKLTSQLLQDSSKRASLIEGFSAFHSMKSKLNEYLKTFADSGKVVEEDDIKEFFQHMNDP
- the NCAS0B04360 gene encoding uncharacterized protein: MSQFPFSFGNQEMFSPLDEYLIDTVSEKLDQLDEDLIYLRDCQKKSNTHPFQEQDDDMYQRCARVLDDYNKERSDLPYGYEDSSMDDHGYRLPCNYEDKFNLSYDNEDNSNGSFECNLSCGNEPTSSPKERYIDPRLLTLPIVDRLNLEEGADVKYPMNEPLVESEFSLIGEANFTEAIATTGTIENTGITEAIGSTEPTQAAQPTEALKINPGFPCPHCQKTYLTEAQQKKHLKDVHVERKHMCLFCSRWFKRKDHMIKHQEGGSPCKGANQKS